The nucleotide window CTGCTCTGCTCGTGCGGGGCGGCCGCCCTTCCTGCTGAGGTCGCCCGCCTCCGCGCCGGGCCGCCGGGAGCTGCTGTGTGCTGCCTGGTGGTAGAGGGTAGGTGGTTAGGCGAGGCGAGGCGGGGTGGACCCGGGTGGATGCTGTCCGTGAGGCGGCGGCAGGAGGATGCGGGCGTCCGCGTAGCGGCAGCAGCGCAGGCGCAGCAGCCCCGTGACGGACTCCGCATGGACGACGACGCCGAGCTCGAGGAGGGGGAGGCCTGCGGGGACGACACCGCCTTCGTCGACCCCGACGTCGCGCTCTCTTACATTGTGAGTCGCTCTCGCCGCGCCTCGCCCCACCTCCAGCAATGTCGCGGCTCTGTCCCTGCTTCCGGGCACGCTGCACTGATTCTAGGTCATTTGCCCGCATCGTCCGGTCGGGTAGACGCGCGTCCGATTTAGTGCTGTCGCTTGTTTCGTAGCTCCGATTATTATAGAAAGCGAATTAAGTGGTCTGTTTCGGTTTCTCCCTTGCTTCATGCGACCGGAGGAATGGTACTTTACCACCACAAGCAATTGCTTAGCTGGATCACTTAGGAACCTGCTCGATCTGTTGTTTTGGCTGATAGGAATGGGGTACTACTGGAAGGAAGCAGGCAATTGCGTTGCTGGGTCATTTACTCTTTTCTTTCCTCACTTGGTTACTTGCCTGGAGGTTAGGATGCTAAATTAGTCAAGTAAGTACTATGGGTGACGCTGGTATAATGGAAATGGaaatggaaagaaaagctgctctCTTGGTTTGTCCCGGCGCTTGTTAGGTACCCACTAGTGATTTGGCTGCTCTCTCTGTGAGATTACACTTAAGGTTTTTATTTTTGGAATGCGCCAGTTTTGAGTGTGGTATGGTGGGGATCAGTCTTATCTATCCTCCTGCTGTTTCTACTCCCTTCAACTACAATACCAAAGTCATACAGCTAGTATTACTGTCCTACTTGGATAAGTTTCTGCAAGTCGTGACAGTGGGATCGTGTGCTTCcttgagagtttttttttttttttttttttttttttttttttttttttttttttgcagcggTAGATCCTGTAACGCCTTTCGGTCTATGATGCTCCCATGCGTTACTGAGACCTGTCCTTGTTTTGAGCTCAAGTCAATCTTTATACACTTGTAACTCTAAACTTCTAACACGAAGTACATGCTGTATATGAAACTCTGTTTGTCCAGAAGAAAGGTTAAGAGAAAGAAGATACATGAATGTTGTATACTTGACCAAATTTTGGTAACGGTAGCATACTTTTTAGTCTATTTGAAAAATGACATTTTCAGGTTAATTGGAGGGAGTAGCTGTAATTCTAGCCTTGTCTTATGCAGTTCACCGTCTTTAGGGTGACTCCAGCTTGAAAGGAAGTCACAAGCAAGACAGCAATTTTGGTTTTAAGATTATATACTGTATACCGTACCACCAGTCAATTTTGCTGTAACATTTCTTTGTATCCTATGGTTTGCATGTTTCAGGACGAAAAACTTCAAGATGTACTTGGCCATTTTCAGAAAGACTTCGAAGGAGGCGTGTCTGCAGAGAATCTAGGTGGGGATATGTGAACAGTCACTGTATCAGCTTGATTTGGGTTCATTATAGATAAACATTAAGCAGAACTTTAATCTTTGACAGGGTCAAAATTTGGTGGATATGGTTCATTTTTACCTACATACCAGCGCTCTCCTCTTCCTCAAACTAGAAGTCCACCTAAGGCAGCAAATGTTACCTCAAAATCTCCCTTTCACCAGTCTAGTGAGGTGCCTAAGGTTCTGTTGGCTGTGATTATCTACTGTCGTAGAACAGTGTTATCATGAACATGCTCTCGTCTGGCATTGATGATGTAATGATTTGTAATGTAGGGCATGTCTCAAAAGCCTCCGCCTGTGGCTGTTTCATCTACCCCCCAAAGTAACGGTCCTATGGCGCCTTTTTCTGGTgattcaattaaaaaggaaatacgCCCAACCACAAAGGCGGAAAGGGGTTCCGTCTCCCATGATTCGTACGGACCATCGAAATCCAGTGACCAAAATAGACTTAAAGTCCGGATAAAAGTTGGCTCTGATAATGTTTTGGCAAGAAATAATGCGGCTATCTACAGTGGTCTGGGCCTTGATATTTCTTCACCTTCATCCATCGAGGATAGCCCCGATGGCTGTGGGAGCCTGTCCCCTGAAGTTAACAATGTGCCACATGAATCTCCACAAACCATTCTTCAGGTAAATTTTTCTGGTACAGCACAACTACACAAGGTCTTTATACTTCTATTCCATTGTCCATAGTAAAAGGGGGTTGATGACAAGTTTCATTTCAATGATCGAACAGATCATGACATGCTTTTCAGTTCCTGGAGGCTTCCTGTTATCCCCTCTACCAGCCAATATATTGCAATTGACAAAAAAGGTTGTGGCTTCGTCAAAGAAGTGGGAATCAAATGTGGACATAGAAAATGTACAAGAACCATATGAAGGCCATGTGGCTAAAAAGGTGAAACCTGATGGTAAGAAAAAGAAGCTGATAGATGCAAAGAATTCAAAGAACAAAAATGATATTAGCGCAgttatgagaaaggagattgatATAGAAACAGTAGCTGGTCAAAAGATCATATCTGaagctctcaacatatcattGCTATCTGATCCCAGAGCTATGGATGCAAAAGGTGAGAATCGACTTGAAGAGGAGCCAGCAGAAAACAACTTCGGCGGAACTAGAGATGCTCGATTGAAAGAGCGGTCCACCAAGACTGACTCCATGACTATCAAAGTGGAACCTGTCAAAGCAGAGGCGATGGAATGCTTAGAGAACAGTAGTTTTGGCAGTTCAGAAATGGATTTTTCAGCAGCGAAAGGGGAACCAAAACCCAAGACAGAAAAGGGAGAGACAACTTTAGAAGAGAGGAATACAACTAATGACAAAGACCTAATATCAGATAGGaagcaagaaaagaaaataaaacctGAGAGTAAATGTGATGCCTTTAACTTTGAAGGTAGCAATGTTATAAACGAAAGAGCTCCAGCTGTTTCCCGGAGCATGGGAAAAGTTTCTGGTAAAGAAACTTTACCTTATGACACAAATGGGGAAAATAACTCCAAGAGTGAGGTCAAAAAAATGCAGAGAGAACAAAAGACCAACGTTTCTACGTCTTCTGATTTCATGGAGGATGAGAAACACATTCATTGTTCTGCTGCAGTTAAGGAGAGGAAAAGTGACATGCAGTCCAAATCTAGCCATACTGGAAAGAAACCCAAAGCAAAATCACATAGAGGTGTTAGGGACAACTTGCCCGGAGGATCTTATGGAAGCAAGGAACAGGACACATTGGAGAATGAAAGTGCCTTTGGAGATACTCGACCAAAggaaaatccatggaaatatgaCAGCGAGAGGGATTCTGATGCACCTGGGATCTCGAGGAGGGAGATTTCTTCTAGTGTAAAGCATGACAAGCACTTGCCTTCTGAGGAGCAGAAGATGCATATACCTCCACCTGCCACTGTATCAACTGCAAATGCAGCTCCTACACATGCAGCCCCAGTTGTAATAGAGGAACATTGGGTGAGCTGTGACATATGCGATAAATGGCGTCTCCTACCTTATGAAATGAATCCTTTAAATCTTCCTAAGAAGTGGAAATGTAGCATGCTACATTGGCTGTAAGTTTCAGTCCATTCATACTTTCCAGTTTCCACATTGTGGATGTTTTATAATTTTTAGATATTTTCTGCTCAATCTTCTTTTTGTGCTTTTTTTgagggaaatcttctttttgtgcTTGTTTCTGTATGCTGTTCCTTGTTTCCTTTGTCTAACGTCAGTGTATGAACTAGGTAACAATGTAACTAGTGCCATCTTACCTGTCGGGTGTTGGTTGGTTTGATCCGTTTAAACCACTACAGTTTGCATACGAATTTTCAGAACACAGAAGACCCATTCTGATAAAACATATGTTTGGAATTTTGGTAGATCTTACTGCATGAATCTTTGTGCTCGATTACATCGTCCTATCAAAGTACTTATCCAGTGACCCCCATTGCTATGTTCAATTTGACATCTTATCAGTTGTGCCGAACTTCATGAATTCTGATAATTATAAGCCTAGatatttattttcatttttttaattttgatATTTTATAGAGGTACTGATACCTTAAGTTTAAAGAGTTGACTACATGGGACTAAAGGCCAAAACAATCTTCACTTTCTTGTGTGTCTGGAGAGTATTTTATGCGCACATGCCATGCTTATCCCCTATAAAAATATTTGAACTGCTCTACACCTTTCATATCATTAAAATCCTGGGTTGCCGCCTATATTTGAGTCCCTTCCGACTCAAATTTGGGTGTCTTTTTTCTCAAATGTTTTTTCATCAGGGCCTAGATAATTGGGAAACTCTTAACTGCTACTCTTAAAGTTAGAAAGGTGGTATGTTGGGATGTAAGAGCAACAAAATATTTCTCTATGTTCATGTGTGATGGACACTGATGATTCCTTGCTGAAATTAGATTACTTGAATCTTTTACAGACCTGGGATGAATAGGTGTGAGATTAGTGAAGAGGAGACTACGAATGCTCTGAATGCACTTTATGTCCCTGCCCCTGCAAATGGTATTCCTGCAGTTGGTCATCCTCATGTTGCTTCATCAGGACTAGTAACATCCAGCACTCCCAATATGAATGGACATATTGAGcagaatagaaaaagaaaaaatgttcTAAGTGATGGAAATTTTGTGGCTGAGGGTTCTCACCAATCACAGGGTTCAGGTCATCCAATGAGCAACCAACATGCTCCCAGTAAAAGTAAAACTTATACTGATGGTATCCAGTATCCGATTGAGAGAGATTCTGTAAGCAAATCGGTTGACCCAACAATTGAAAAGA belongs to Miscanthus floridulus cultivar M001 chromosome 4, ASM1932011v1, whole genome shotgun sequence and includes:
- the LOC136550561 gene encoding cysteine-tryptophan domain-containing zinc finger protein 7-like isoform X2, whose amino-acid sequence is MLSVRRRQEDAGVRVAAAAQAQQPRDGLRMDDDAELEEGEACGDDTAFVDPDVALSYIDEKLQDVLGHFQKDFEGGVSAENLGSKFGGYGSFLPTYQRSPLPQTRSPPKAANVTSKSPFHQSSEGMSQKPPPVAVSSTPQSNGPMAPFSGDSIKKEIRPTTKAERGSVSHDSYGPSKSSDQNRLKVRIKVGSDNVLARNNAAIYSGLGLDISSPSSIEDSPDGCGSLSPEVNNVPHESPQTILQIMTCFSVPGGFLLSPLPANILQLTKKVVASSKKWESNVDIENVQEPYEGHVAKKVKPDGKKKKLIDAKNSKNKNDISAVMRKEIDIETVAGQKIISEALNISLLSDPRAMDAKGENRLEEEPAENNFGGTRDARLKERSTKTDSMTIKVEPVKAEAMECLENSSFGSSEMDFSAAKGEPKPKTEKGETTLEERNTTNDKDLISDRKQEKKIKPESKCDAFNFEGSNVINERAPAVSRSMGKVSGKETLPYDTNGENNSKSEVKKMQREQKTNVSTSSDFMEDEKHIHCSAAVKERKSDMQSKSSHTGKKPKAKSHRGVRDNLPGGSYGSKEQDTLENESAFGDTRPKENPWKYDSERDSDAPGISRREISSSVKHDKHLPSEEQKMHIPPPATVSTANAAPTHAAPVVIEEHWVSCDICDKWRLLPYEMNPLNLPKKWKCSMLHWLPGMNRCEISEEETTNALNALYVPAPANGIPAVGHPHVASSGLVTSSTPNMNGHIEQNRKRKNVLSDGNFVAEGSHQSQGSGHPMSNQHAPSKSKTYTDGIQYPIERDSVSKSVDPTIEKKRSKSKHHSSYSDGGDLVDRSKKHSKVKSKRDLDRDEYKASKKIRKEERRHCDRDRNLGSDLASGDVPDEAKTLPVKSATSKGSGERSDLSSSKQKSISRHNRLENSKRARQDDVVVPEDESKEYFHQSDVQRSDLSSKKRIVKEWEESQYNPVAHVSKGTIKETYRDQNLKEAKLKSLNSEELFSMTSSKPPKAQHADQVLSHDGGRMNSELVEDNTLFSGKRGLPEQEKSLSDQALDLGEPASDVAYIQTSAVTSSSSKASVSQKKKQTTQAMKTSPIEPLSSSSQRNSNIDKVSVSHSRISGKDGSLNANSTTVPTMAKQLNTEVGVAGNDQRSSEPVSVGSSRRKSDRDNGQVQLTQGHASDGIHLERGLNEDLQPESGRKDSNVKSSHIPKGSHHLHSGEKNNYSTDGSPMQSGKHPVDPKTSVLDKGDSSMHENNKSTNSLQDRNGSTHCPPDGNPLLGLRSGKEKSYLKSNKQDSQKPKPQMVCSPQKESKLDSHSTPLKPNGSKLTPQSRQYNAENGGRHGTAKHAIPSPADTSSPATKDNTSTAYALKEARDLKHKANRLKGEGKELESTRLYFEAALKFLHVASLLEPPSFDGFKQGDAAQSMYSDTAKLCNFVGHAYEKCKKMAAAALAYKCVEVAYLKAAYYKHPTASKDRQVLQAVVQTAPGESPSSSASDIDNLNNNGLSKGSSSKDANSPQVAGNHLLLASRNQPHLMRLLAYTNDVNSAFEATRKSQMAIASAAGKHENGDDGLSSVKTVLDFNFRSVNDLLRLVRISMEAISC
- the LOC136550561 gene encoding cysteine-tryptophan domain-containing zinc finger protein 7-like isoform X3, which gives rise to MLSVRRRQEDAGVRVAAAAQAQQPRDGLRMDDDAELEEGEACGDDTAFVDPDVALSYIDEKLQDVLGHFQKDFEGGVSAENLGSKFGGYGSFLPTYQRSPLPQTRSPPKAANVTSKSPFHQSSEVPKGMSQKPPPVAVSSTPQSNGPMAPFSGDSIKKEIRPTTKAERGSVSHDSYGPSKSSDQNRLKVRIKVGSDNVLARNNAAIYSGLGLDISSPSSIEDSPDGCGSLSPEVNNVPHESPQTILQIMTCFSVPGGFLLSPLPANILQLTKKVVASSKKWESNVDIENVQEPYEGHVAKKVKPDGKKKKLIDAKNSKNKNDISAVMRKEIDIETVAGQKIISEALNISLLSDPRAMDAKGENRLEEEPAENNFGGTRDARLKERSTKTDSMTIKVEPVKAEAMECLENSSFGSSEMDFSAAKGEPKPKTEKGETTLEERNTTNDKDLISDRKQEKKIKPESKCDAFNFEGSNVINERAPAVSRSMGKVSGKETLPYDTNGENNSKSEVKKMQREQKTNVSTSSDFMEDEKHIHCSAAVKERKSDMQSKSSHTGKKPKAKSHRGVRDNLPGGSYGSKEQDTLENESAFGDTRPKENPWKYDSERDSDAPGISRREISSSVKHDKHLPSEEQKMHIPPPATVSTANAAPTHAAPVVIEEHWVSCDICDKWRLLPYEMNPLNLPKKWKCSMLHWLPGMNRCEISEEETTNALNALYVPAPANGIPAVGHPHVASSGLVTSSTPNMNGHIEQNRKRKNVLSDGNFVAEGSHQSQGSGHPMSNQHAPSKSKTYTDGIQYPIERDSVSKSVDPTIEKKRSKSKHHSSYSDGGDLVDRSKKHSKVKSKRDLDRDEYKASKKIRKEERRHCDRDRNLGSDLASGDVPDEAKTLPVKSATSKGSGERSDLSSSKQKSISRHNRLENSKRARQDDVVVPEDESKEYFHQSDVQRSDLSSKKRIVKEWEESQYNPVAHVSKGTIKETYRDQNLKEAKLKSLNSEELFSMTSSKPPKAQHADQVLSHDGGRMNSELVEDNTLFSGKRGLPEQEKSLSDQALDLGEPASDVAYIQTSAVTSSSSKASVSQKKKQTTQAMKTSPIEPLSSSSQRNSNIDKVSVSHSRISGNDQRSSEPVSVGSSRRKSDRDNGQVQLTQGHASDGIHLERGLNEDLQPESGRKDSNVKSSHIPKGSHHLHSGEKNNYSTDGSPMQSGKHPVDPKTSVLDKGDSSMHENNKSTNSLQDRNGSTHCPPDGNPLLGLRSGKEKSYLKSNKQDSQKPKPQMVCSPQKESKLDSHSTPLKPNGSKLTPQSRQYNAENGGRHGTAKHAIPSPADTSSPATKDNTSTAYALKEARDLKHKANRLKGEGKELESTRLYFEAALKFLHVASLLEPPSFDGFKQGDAAQSMYSDTAKLCNFVGHAYEKCKKMAAAALAYKCVEVAYLKAAYYKHPTASKDRQVLQAVVQTAPGESPSSSASDIDNLNNNGLSKGSSSKDANSPQVAGNHLLLASRNQPHLMRLLAYTNDVNSAFEATRKSQMAIASAAGKHENGDDGLSSVKTVLDFNFRSVNDLLRLVRISMEAISC
- the LOC136550561 gene encoding cysteine-tryptophan domain-containing zinc finger protein 7-like isoform X1, with translation MLSVRRRQEDAGVRVAAAAQAQQPRDGLRMDDDAELEEGEACGDDTAFVDPDVALSYIDEKLQDVLGHFQKDFEGGVSAENLGSKFGGYGSFLPTYQRSPLPQTRSPPKAANVTSKSPFHQSSEVPKGMSQKPPPVAVSSTPQSNGPMAPFSGDSIKKEIRPTTKAERGSVSHDSYGPSKSSDQNRLKVRIKVGSDNVLARNNAAIYSGLGLDISSPSSIEDSPDGCGSLSPEVNNVPHESPQTILQIMTCFSVPGGFLLSPLPANILQLTKKVVASSKKWESNVDIENVQEPYEGHVAKKVKPDGKKKKLIDAKNSKNKNDISAVMRKEIDIETVAGQKIISEALNISLLSDPRAMDAKGENRLEEEPAENNFGGTRDARLKERSTKTDSMTIKVEPVKAEAMECLENSSFGSSEMDFSAAKGEPKPKTEKGETTLEERNTTNDKDLISDRKQEKKIKPESKCDAFNFEGSNVINERAPAVSRSMGKVSGKETLPYDTNGENNSKSEVKKMQREQKTNVSTSSDFMEDEKHIHCSAAVKERKSDMQSKSSHTGKKPKAKSHRGVRDNLPGGSYGSKEQDTLENESAFGDTRPKENPWKYDSERDSDAPGISRREISSSVKHDKHLPSEEQKMHIPPPATVSTANAAPTHAAPVVIEEHWVSCDICDKWRLLPYEMNPLNLPKKWKCSMLHWLPGMNRCEISEEETTNALNALYVPAPANGIPAVGHPHVASSGLVTSSTPNMNGHIEQNRKRKNVLSDGNFVAEGSHQSQGSGHPMSNQHAPSKSKTYTDGIQYPIERDSVSKSVDPTIEKKRSKSKHHSSYSDGGDLVDRSKKHSKVKSKRDLDRDEYKASKKIRKEERRHCDRDRNLGSDLASGDVPDEAKTLPVKSATSKGSGERSDLSSSKQKSISRHNRLENSKRARQDDVVVPEDESKEYFHQSDVQRSDLSSKKRIVKEWEESQYNPVAHVSKGTIKETYRDQNLKEAKLKSLNSEELFSMTSSKPPKAQHADQVLSHDGGRMNSELVEDNTLFSGKRGLPEQEKSLSDQALDLGEPASDVAYIQTSAVTSSSSKASVSQKKKQTTQAMKTSPIEPLSSSSQRNSNIDKVSVSHSRISGKDGSLNANSTTVPTMAKQLNTEVGVAGNDQRSSEPVSVGSSRRKSDRDNGQVQLTQGHASDGIHLERGLNEDLQPESGRKDSNVKSSHIPKGSHHLHSGEKNNYSTDGSPMQSGKHPVDPKTSVLDKGDSSMHENNKSTNSLQDRNGSTHCPPDGNPLLGLRSGKEKSYLKSNKQDSQKPKPQMVCSPQKESKLDSHSTPLKPNGSKLTPQSRQYNAENGGRHGTAKHAIPSPADTSSPATKDNTSTAYALKEARDLKHKANRLKGEGKELESTRLYFEAALKFLHVASLLEPPSFDGFKQGDAAQSMYSDTAKLCNFVGHAYEKCKKMAAAALAYKCVEVAYLKAAYYKHPTASKDRQVLQAVVQTAPGESPSSSASDIDNLNNNGLSKGSSSKDANSPQVAGNHLLLASRNQPHLMRLLAYTNDVNSAFEATRKSQMAIASAAGKHENGDDGLSSVKTVLDFNFRSVNDLLRLVRISMEAISC